Proteins from one Naumovozyma castellii chromosome 3, complete genome genomic window:
- the UBP16 gene encoding putative ubiquitin-specific protease UBP16 (ancestral locus Anc_8.540), translating into MPNNLYLSSLVDGNYNRTWLELFLQRKGQLLRKITYTALLGLSLYVISPTVVNYLLSVLGLEKGSKGPKRLDKFTTGLVNPGNDCFINSSIQALVPLDKLTTYLSATLEDEKTASTLPLHNGLATMLLELQQLRSDPKSVSSKRFIQQLETIFGGKISRQQNDAHEFTQLILERLNEENLTLDHADLTVPFKGIVGNHLVCLQCGRTSHVNEQPFYIYELTLPQQGSVKLSDLVNGEQMETIENYSCMYCKTVAMLTNEREEKSNVSRTDAELNILKFLKGKLSTLLINEELPEHITHYINSYNKGYCNTSEIKSVIVRKSTFAEFPEIFLIHLSRSVFNGMNYSRNPCQVEFEEEILLPRQILKDHQCVGFETVKYKLKSIVKHTGSHYQGHYQCYRHKPTLLLEKVTGNIINGSPIITLNTLQSTVSTTSCSLENEERFQNLKEDKKKLKLLKSVKMNPYWWISDSSVKECKVSRVLDEKKYVYMLYYERIH; encoded by the coding sequence ATGCCGAACAATCTTTATTTATCGTCATTGGTCGATGGAAACTATAACAGAACATGGCTCGAACTTTTTTTGCAGAGGAAGGGCCAACTTTTGCGTAAAATAACATATACAGCACTACTCGGGTTGTCACTCTATGTCATTTCGCCAACTGTAGTTAATTATTTACTGTCTGTGTTAGGTTTGGAAAAGGGATCGAAAGGTCCAAAGAGACTGGATAAATTTACAACTGGTTTGGTAAATCCAGGGAATGATTGCTTTATCAATTCATCCATTCAAGCTCTAGTACCATTAGACAAACTAACAACATATTTGAGCGCCActttagaagatgaaaagaCAGCGTCAACTCTACCATTACATAATGGATTAGCCACAATGTTGCTTGaattacaacaattacGGTCAGATCCTAAAAGTGTCTCGTCGAAACGGTTTATTCAGCAACTGGAAACCATATTTGGTGGGAAAATTTCCCGTCAGCAAAACGATGCTCATGAGTTTACACAATTAATTCTAGAGAGATTGAATGAGGAAAATTTGACACTTGACCATGCTGACTTAACGGTTCCATTTAAGGGGATTGTTGGTAATCATTTAGTTTGTTTACAATGTGGTCGCACTTCCCATGTTAATGAGCAGCCTTTCTACATATATGAATTGACATTACCTCAACAAGGATCAGTCAAACTTTCCGATTTGGTGAATGGGGAACAAATGGAAACAATTGAGAATTATTCCTGTATGTATTGTAAAACAGTAGCCATGTTAACGAATGAAAGAGAGGAAAAGTCTAATGTTTCACGCACCGATGCAGAACTTAATATCTTGAAGTTCTTGAAGGGAAAATTGTCAACcttattaataaatgaagaattgcCTGAACACATAACTCATTATATTAATTCCTACAACAAGGGTTACTGCAATACAAGTGAAATTAAGTCGGTTATTGTTAGGAAGTCCACATTTGCTGAATTTcctgaaatttttttaattcatttatcAAGATCAGTCTTCAATGGGATGAACTATTCAAGGAATCCATGTCAAGTTgagtttgaagaagaaattttgttACCAAGacaaatattgaaggaCCACCAATGTGTAGGGTTTGAAACGGTCAAATATAAACTTAAATCAATTGTAAAGCACACAGGCTCACATTATCAAGGCCACTATCAGTGTTATAGACACAAACCAACACTTTTATTGGAGAAGGTGACAGGAAATATCATCAACGGCTCTCCAATAATAACACTTAACACTCTTCAAAGTACTGTATCAACAACCAGCTGCTCTCTGGAGAACGAAGAAcgatttcaaaatttgaaggaagataagaagaaattgaaattactCAAAAGTGTCAAGATGAATCCTTACTGGTGGATTTCAGATTCATCTGTAAAGGAATGTAAGGTCTCAAGGGTGCttgatgaaaagaaatatgtTTACATGCTTTATTATGAACGTATACATTGA
- the NCAS0C02120 gene encoding uncharacterized protein (ancestral locus Anc_8.538) → MSFFKLKRCRSNESQNANLDLSHYKRQKLIEDLGKLSLDDHPLTYDGYNDPSTSGTKELTNLTVLPNAVKFKPWKSLKRQIRHNKDDNDDDNDVDNSSSILFTKFIEMAKMESMQLVKWYDQEKLIYWVWWNWNNKLLDSCNSIDYDVDTDVDMDQDITDMDFDMDENI, encoded by the coding sequence ATGagttttttcaaattgaagagatgTCGAAGTAATGAAAGTCAGAATGCAAATTTGGATCTTAGCCATTATAAGCGGCAAAAACTGATAGAAGATCTAGGCAAATTGTCACTTGATGACCATCCGCTGACTTACGATGGTTATAATGACCCATCCACAAGTGGTACCAAAGAACTGACAAATTTGACAGTTCTACCAAATGCAGTAAAGTTTAAACCCTGGAAATCTCTGAAACGACAAATTCGTCACaataaagatgataatgatgatgacaatGATGTTGACAATTCTAGTAGCATACTATTTactaaatttattgaaatggCAAAAATGGAATCCATGCAATTAGTGAAATGGTATGATCAGGagaaattaatatattgGGTTTGGTGGAATTGGAACAACAAATTACTAGATTCATGTAATTCAATAGATTATGACGTCGACACTGATGTTGACATGGATCAAGATATAACTGACATGGATTTTGATATGGATGAGAATATATAA